In a single window of the Campylobacter iguaniorum genome:
- the rpmA gene encoding 50S ribosomal protein L27: MAHKKGQGSTQNNRDSIGRRLGVKKFGGEFVRAGNIIIRQRGTATHPGNNVGMGKDHTIFALVDGFVKFERKDKDRKKVSVYPAA, encoded by the coding sequence ATGGCACACAAAAAAGGTCAAGGTTCAACCCAAAATAACCGTGATAGTATAGGTCGCCGCTTAGGTGTTAAAAAATTCGGTGGTGAGTTTGTAAGAGCTGGAAATATCATTATCCGCCAAAGAGGAACTGCAACACATCCAGGTAACAATGTAGGCATGGGCAAAGACCATACTATATTCGCACTTGTTGATGGATTTGTAAAATTCGAAAGAAAAGACAAAGACAGAAAGAAAGTTTCTGTTTATCCAGCAGCTTAA
- the rplU gene encoding 50S ribosomal protein L21, which produces MYAIIKHGGKQYKVSEGDFLNLDHFDAEAKASVEVTEVLAVNNGSLKVGAPFVEGAKVVLEVVCEGKDKKVVIYKKRRRKDSKLKRGFRRQYTRVKVASIKA; this is translated from the coding sequence ATGTACGCGATTATCAAACACGGCGGAAAACAGTATAAAGTTAGCGAGGGCGACTTCCTAAATTTAGACCATTTTGACGCTGAAGCAAAAGCAAGTGTCGAAGTTACTGAAGTTTTAGCAGTAAATAACGGCAGTTTAAAGGTAGGTGCACCATTTGTTGAGGGTGCAAAAGTCGTCTTAGAAGTAGTTTGCGAAGGTAAAGACAAAAAAGTTGTTATCTACAAAAAACGCAGACGTAAAGACTCAAAATTAAAACGCGGTTTTAGAAGACAATACACTCGCGTTAAAGTTGCAAGTATAAAAGCCTAA
- a CDS encoding cytochrome-c peroxidase produces the protein MKSSVLFLGSVLLASSMFAVSDADLLKEAKNSGLIALPSDQKQVDAMLKEIGVKPNVYTEAKAELGKKLYFEPRLSKSGIISCNTCHNLGLGGTDGVAAAVGHKWTANPHHLNSPTVYNSVLNTTQFWDGRAMTLVDQAKGPIEAEPEMATPAKLAVERIASLPEYVAEFKKVYGNEGVTFDNIADSIAAFERTLLTPSKFDKFLKGDTKALNKAEKAGLKLFIDKGCVSCHTGVNLGGTMQAFEVAGKYQFANIGDFKGDANGMVKTPTLRNVTETAPYFHNGAIWSLEEAVKTMGSVQLGIEISDAEAASIVTFLNSLTGTMPKVTYPMFPRSTSATPKPEL, from the coding sequence ATGAAAAGTTCTGTACTATTTTTAGGTTCTGTTTTACTTGCAAGCTCAATGTTTGCTGTAAGCGATGCTGATTTATTAAAAGAGGCAAAAAATTCAGGCCTAATAGCACTTCCAAGCGACCAAAAACAAGTTGATGCAATGCTTAAAGAAATTGGTGTTAAACCAAACGTTTATACTGAAGCTAAAGCTGAACTTGGTAAAAAACTTTATTTTGAGCCACGTCTTTCAAAAAGCGGTATCATCAGCTGTAATACTTGCCACAACCTAGGTCTTGGCGGTACTGACGGTGTAGCTGCTGCAGTTGGTCACAAATGGACTGCTAACCCACATCACCTAAACTCACCAACAGTTTATAACTCAGTATTAAATACAACACAATTCTGGGATGGCCGTGCTATGACTTTAGTTGATCAAGCAAAAGGACCAATCGAAGCTGAACCAGAAATGGCAACTCCAGCTAAACTAGCTGTTGAAAGAATCGCTTCTTTGCCAGAGTATGTTGCAGAGTTCAAAAAAGTTTATGGCAACGAAGGTGTTACATTCGACAACATAGCTGACTCAATCGCAGCATTTGAAAGAACACTTCTTACTCCATCGAAATTTGATAAATTCCTAAAAGGTGATACAAAAGCTCTAAACAAAGCTGAAAAAGCTGGTTTAAAATTATTCATAGACAAAGGCTGTGTAAGCTGCCATACTGGTGTAAATCTTGGTGGTACTATGCAAGCATTTGAAGTTGCTGGAAAATACCAATTCGCAAACATCGGAGATTTCAAAGGTGATGCAAATGGAATGGTTAAAACTCCAACTCTAAGAAACGTAACTGAAACTGCTCCATACTTCCACAATGGTGCTATATGGTCACTTGAAGAAGCAGTTAAAACTATGGGTAGCGTTCAACTTGGTATCGAGATAAGTGACGCAGAAGCTGCAAGCATCGTAACTTTCTTGAACTCACTAACTGGTACAATGCCAAAAGTTACTTACCCAATGTTCCCAAGAAGTACTTCAGCTACTCCAAAACCAGAACTATAA
- the fdh3B gene encoding formate dehydrogenase FDH3 subunit beta: MARMKFYVDKNRCISCFACQVACSSAHEVPVGINRRKVITLNDGVEGKEVSSTIACQHCTDAPCAQVCPVKCFYIREDGIVLHDKNKCIGCGYCLYACPFGAPQFPRDGAFGIKGEMDKCTMCAGGPEETNSESERHLYGQNRIAEGKVPMCAAVCATNALLVGDAAEVSNVYRKRVMIKNTGF, from the coding sequence ATGGCTAGAATGAAATTTTATGTAGATAAAAACAGATGTATAAGCTGTTTTGCTTGTCAAGTTGCTTGTAGCTCAGCGCATGAGGTTCCAGTAGGTATAAATCGCCGTAAGGTCATCACGCTAAATGACGGTGTGGAGGGCAAAGAAGTATCAAGTACGATAGCTTGCCAACACTGCACCGACGCGCCTTGCGCTCAAGTTTGCCCTGTTAAATGCTTCTACATCAGAGAAGACGGCATTGTTTTACATGACAAAAACAAGTGCATAGGATGTGGATATTGCTTGTACGCTTGTCCGTTTGGTGCGCCTCAGTTCCCAAGAGACGGAGCTTTTGGTATCAAAGGCGAGATGGATAAATGTACTATGTGTGCAGGCGGTCCAGAAGAGACAAATAGCGAATCTGAACGCCACTTATACGGTCAAAACCGCATAGCTGAGGGCAAAGTGCCTATGTGTGCGGCTGTTTGTGCGACAAATGCTCTTTTAGTCGGAGATGCTGCTGAAGTGTCAAACGTATATCGTAAAAGAGTAATGATAAAAAACACAGGTTTTTAA
- a CDS encoding formate dehydrogenase subunit alpha yields the protein MSEAHIGRRSFLKLAALGAGSTMAFGKENDTLRTATNEEIKNPFPGSKKVRTVCSICSAGCGIEAEVKDGVWLRQDMAIDNPISQGSHCCKGIDQIDLTKSKQRIKFPMKKVNGKWERISWETAINEIGDKMLEIRKEDGPDSVEFLGSAKFSNEQAFYFRKFAAFWGTNNIDHVARIUHSATVAGVANTWGYGAMTNHFGDVTSNSKAIFLVGANSAVANPIGFKHMLQAKDRNNCKLIVVDPVYTKSAAKADYFVRLRPGTDIALAYGMLHLIFKNGWEDKEMIKNRAYSVETLKAEAAKWTPEETADVTGVPADLLQEVTRVFATAKPATLAWALGVTQHSVGSSNTRIWALLQLVLGNVGKAGGGCNIIRGHDNVQGATDMNNLADSLPGYYGLSDGAWKHFCKGWGQDYDEFVKRFATSVKEPRDKLGEDVKGTKFKQYFYHDPKNPEDRNWRNEKGYSLSKWWQGVLKEENTFSSGNLRVLWVQGTGITSMSQLTKIQEAIDKLDMLVVVEPFVNEVAVLSDRKDGIYILPASTQFESEGYVSATNRSAQWRTQVIPPIYEAKQDHEIMMEFAKKFGFYDEYVKGMMMEARGGEIVKVKDSFTWPDDATNEIARTTQSIGNVGRTADRLRKHQENWQNFDPDTLMGKPGSPVAGEYYGLPWPCWNKNHPGTPIMYDITKPVWKGGMGFRNRFGLEHNGVSQLADESITIAGSKVKGGYPQITKANIEKVLGITLSAEEKAQMGDSWSMDYSGIILKKCEEAGVSPCGNARARAIVWEFVDQYPKHREPIHSPRQDLVEKYPTFDDQAKNFRVATKYKTEQNAKDWSKEFPIIMSSMRLVNLSGAGMLERTSKYLAHITPDMFAHVNPELALKHGIQDGEMMWIHAPQGTKIKVKCIHSNSVTPDRLCLPYNFAGVMQGIDISARYPEGTKPYTIGESSNTVTNYGFDIVTQISEFNAGLCRIERCEDQSMFKTSFFDEK from the coding sequence ATGAGTGAAGCTCACATCGGCAGACGTTCATTTTTGAAGCTAGCTGCTCTTGGTGCTGGAAGCACTATGGCATTTGGCAAGGAAAATGATACCTTAAGAACTGCTACAAATGAAGAGATAAAAAACCCATTCCCTGGCTCAAAAAAAGTTAGAACAGTTTGTTCTATTTGTTCGGCAGGTTGTGGTATAGAAGCTGAGGTTAAAGACGGCGTTTGGCTAAGACAAGATATGGCGATAGATAATCCGATATCTCAAGGAAGCCACTGCTGTAAAGGTATAGATCAAATCGATCTTACAAAATCAAAACAACGCATCAAATTTCCAATGAAAAAAGTAAATGGAAAATGGGAAAGAATCAGCTGGGAAACAGCTATCAATGAGATCGGCGACAAAATGCTTGAAATCAGAAAAGAAGATGGACCAGACTCAGTTGAGTTCCTTGGATCAGCTAAATTTAGCAACGAACAAGCATTTTATTTTAGAAAATTCGCAGCCTTTTGGGGTACTAATAATATAGATCACGTAGCACGTATTTGACATAGCGCAACAGTGGCCGGTGTGGCCAATACTTGGGGTTATGGCGCAATGACAAATCACTTCGGTGACGTGACATCAAATTCAAAAGCAATATTTCTAGTAGGTGCGAACTCAGCAGTTGCAAATCCAATCGGATTTAAACACATGCTTCAAGCAAAAGATAGAAATAATTGTAAACTTATAGTCGTAGATCCAGTTTATACAAAATCAGCTGCAAAAGCAGACTATTTCGTTCGTTTAAGACCAGGAACAGATATAGCTTTGGCTTATGGTATGCTTCATCTTATCTTCAAAAATGGTTGGGAAGATAAAGAGATGATCAAAAACCGTGCTTATTCAGTAGAAACTCTAAAAGCTGAAGCAGCAAAATGGACTCCTGAAGAAACAGCAGATGTAACTGGCGTTCCAGCAGATTTATTACAAGAAGTAACTCGTGTATTTGCTACTGCTAAACCAGCGACCTTGGCTTGGGCTTTGGGCGTTACTCAGCACTCAGTAGGTAGCTCAAATACAAGAATTTGGGCATTATTGCAACTTGTTTTAGGAAATGTCGGCAAAGCAGGTGGTGGATGTAACATCATTCGTGGTCACGACAATGTCCAAGGTGCAACAGATATGAATAACCTTGCAGACTCACTTCCTGGATATTATGGTTTGAGTGACGGAGCTTGGAAACATTTTTGTAAGGGTTGGGGGCAAGATTACGACGAGTTTGTAAAACGTTTCGCAACAAGTGTAAAAGAGCCTAGAGACAAGCTTGGCGAAGATGTAAAAGGTACTAAATTTAAACAATATTTCTATCACGATCCAAAAAATCCAGAAGATAGAAACTGGAGAAATGAAAAGGGTTATTCACTTTCAAAATGGTGGCAAGGTGTCTTAAAAGAAGAAAATACATTTTCAAGTGGAAATTTAAGAGTTCTTTGGGTACAAGGAACTGGTATAACATCTATGAGCCAACTTACTAAAATTCAAGAGGCGATAGACAAGCTAGATATGCTTGTTGTAGTTGAGCCTTTTGTCAATGAAGTAGCGGTTTTAAGCGATAGAAAAGATGGAATTTACATACTTCCAGCCTCTACTCAGTTTGAAAGTGAAGGCTACGTAAGTGCGACAAACCGTTCAGCGCAGTGGAGAACTCAAGTCATACCTCCAATTTATGAAGCAAAACAAGATCATGAAATAATGATGGAATTTGCTAAGAAATTTGGCTTTTATGATGAGTATGTCAAGGGTATGATGATGGAAGCTCGTGGCGGTGAGATAGTTAAAGTAAAAGATAGCTTCACTTGGCCAGATGATGCTACAAATGAGATAGCAAGAACAACTCAAAGCATCGGAAACGTCGGTAGAACAGCAGATCGCCTTAGAAAGCATCAAGAAAACTGGCAAAATTTTGATCCAGATACATTAATGGGAAAACCAGGCAGCCCAGTTGCTGGTGAGTATTATGGTCTTCCATGGCCTTGCTGGAACAAAAATCACCCAGGCACACCGATAATGTATGATATCACAAAACCAGTTTGGAAAGGCGGTATGGGCTTTAGAAATCGTTTTGGTCTTGAGCATAATGGTGTTAGTCAGTTAGCTGATGAGAGCATTACGATAGCAGGATCAAAAGTAAAAGGTGGCTACCCACAAATCACAAAAGCCAATATAGAAAAAGTCCTTGGTATCACACTTAGCGCTGAAGAAAAAGCTCAAATGGGCGATAGCTGGAGCATGGATTACAGTGGAATTATCCTTAAAAAATGCGAAGAAGCAGGCGTTAGCCCTTGTGGAAATGCAAGAGCAAGAGCGATTGTATGGGAGTTTGTCGATCAGTATCCAAAACACAGAGAACCTATCCATTCTCCACGTCAAGATCTAGTAGAAAAATACCCTACATTTGATGATCAAGCTAAGAATTTCCGTGTCGCAACTAAGTATAAAACTGAGCAAAACGCAAAAGATTGGAGCAAGGAATTCCCTATTATCATGAGTTCTATGCGTTTGGTAAATTTAAGTGGTGCAGGAATGCTTGAGCGAACAAGTAAATATCTAGCTCATATCACGCCAGATATGTTCGCTCATGTAAATCCAGAGCTTGCTCTAAAACACGGCATACAAGATGGTGAGATGATGTGGATACACGCTCCTCAAGGCACAAAGATCAAAGTCAAATGTATCCATTCAAACAGCGTTACACCAGATAGACTTTGCTTGCCATACAACTTTGCGGGCGTTATGCAAGGCATCGATATAAGTGCAAGATATCCAGAAGGTACAAAACCATACACTATAGGTGAGAGTTCAAACACCGTCACAAACTATGGATTTGACATCGTTACTCAGATTTCTGAGTTCAATGCTGGACTTTGTCGTATAGAAAGATGCGAGGACCAAAGTATGTTTAAAACATCATTCTTTGATGAGAAATAA
- a CDS encoding twin-arginine translocation signal domain-containing protein: MENRREFLKKALQVGAIAGAGVVATNALASSKTYSEQDANGVVSGKSKKKEVLYYKSEAWNKYYKIAY, translated from the coding sequence GTGGAAAATCGTAGAGAATTCCTTAAAAAAGCATTGCAAGTCGGCGCTATTGCTGGTGCTGGCGTTGTAGCGACAAATGCTTTAGCTAGTAGCAAAACTTACAGCGAGCAAGATGCTAATGGCGTAGTCAGCGGCAAAAGCAAGAAAAAAGAGGTGCTTTACTATAAAAGTGAAGCTTGGAATAAATACTATAAAATAGCGTATTAG
- a CDS encoding molecular chaperone TorD family protein yields MSDLDIARSYYYEFLAYPLFYDEDSANFDKFIEQVKYLSTSPVDSSNIADFETILSFDFAKFKEEQNAVLFDLSYINVPLTASFYAEGRDDGEKRLKVIEILKRTKFRRDSQNCKVSEDYLGFIFKLMSTLLKEDLALSRELFESLINDFCDEFIKMMSEHKKAVFFKAYINIFANFIALERSVLGLKAPVFEQSMAEISLNKKPYQTKMPTQKSKINWDEFTKI; encoded by the coding sequence ATGAGTGATTTAGATATTGCAAGAAGTTATTATTACGAGTTTTTGGCATATCCTTTGTTTTATGATGAAGATAGTGCGAACTTTGATAAATTTATAGAGCAGGTAAAATATCTATCAACAAGCCCAGTTGATAGCTCAAATATTGCTGATTTTGAGACGATTTTGAGCTTTGATTTTGCGAAATTTAAAGAGGAGCAAAACGCTGTTTTGTTTGATTTAAGCTACATCAATGTTCCGCTCACGGCTAGTTTTTACGCTGAGGGTAGGGATGATGGAGAAAAACGCCTTAAGGTTATAGAAATCTTAAAAAGAACCAAATTTAGAAGAGATTCTCAAAATTGTAAGGTTAGTGAGGATTATTTAGGTTTTATATTTAAGCTTATGTCTACACTTTTAAAAGAGGATTTGGCACTTTCAAGAGAGCTTTTTGAGAGTCTGATAAATGACTTTTGTGATGAGTTTATAAAGATGATGAGCGAGCATAAAAAGGCTGTGTTTTTCAAAGCATATATAAATATATTTGCAAATTTTATAGCTTTAGAACGCTCAGTTTTAGGGCTAAAAGCTCCAGTTTTTGAGCAAAGTATGGCTGAAATTTCTCTAAATAAAAAACCATATCAAACAAAAATGCCAACACAAAAAAGCAAGATAAATTGGGATGAATTCACAAAAATATAA
- a CDS encoding 4Fe-4S dicluster domain-containing protein, which yields MREFAFLNENSDEIPLDDSIESLNLATNDRYLVSNSPKLNAEIYAKEINFYLKNSTENALVKSKNTLKIYEARASGFDLSMDVDLAKEIGKNILFVSDNDESEAVSLLAQNGFKVIKLSHNEIKFIYGEIGELLAVVLRDNDEFEIDFSILLVKNAKDYMLRQSGCFEAANLASDEILSLVNSVSPVYNYKRVIDYDANICQYKGRRTLHCAKCVDVCPTVAIMKNDETKELVFSHIDCVSCGACVSVCPSGSLDFNFIPRRAFGEVLELYKDSIILVVDDSVELESLDVNLKPNVLPLFVKSLNFLSHEHLMELVCTSGASVVLYGKEFMPPLNEALNLVNEIYEKIYQTKSVYKANDLSSLNEALNLAGFIEASKQEINFYNLKKREIFAKYLLNMIKDEDYGKTGCGELVRYGKVEINTDSCTLCLSCVGACNVGALYADKSDNSIKFNASLCTTCGYCETSCAESETIKVIRDGMELKKSYFEYQTLAQDELFKCVECGKEFATVKSVKKIATLLEASFASDPDKLKTLYCCGECKAKLMLKKQIENGDFDE from the coding sequence ATGCGTGAGTTTGCATTTTTGAATGAAAACAGTGATGAAATACCTTTAGACGATAGCATTGAGAGTTTAAATTTAGCCACAAATGATAGATATTTGGTGTCAAATTCTCCAAAGCTAAATGCTGAAATTTATGCGAAAGAGATAAATTTTTATCTTAAAAATAGCACTGAAAACGCCCTTGTAAAGTCAAAAAACACTCTTAAGATTTATGAGGCTAGAGCAAGTGGATTTGATCTGAGTATGGACGTGGATTTGGCTAAGGAAATCGGCAAAAATATTTTGTTTGTGAGTGATAATGATGAGAGCGAGGCTGTGAGCTTGCTAGCCCAAAATGGATTTAAAGTCATCAAACTAAGCCATAATGAGATTAAATTTATCTACGGTGAGATAGGCGAATTATTGGCTGTAGTGCTAAGAGATAATGATGAATTTGAGATAGATTTTAGCATTTTGCTTGTTAAAAATGCAAAAGATTATATGCTTAGGCAAAGTGGCTGCTTTGAGGCGGCAAATTTGGCTAGCGATGAGATTTTAAGCTTAGTAAATAGTGTAAGTCCAGTTTATAACTACAAGCGAGTTATTGACTATGACGCAAATATCTGTCAGTACAAAGGCAGGAGAACATTGCACTGTGCTAAGTGCGTGGATGTCTGCCCGACTGTAGCTATCATGAAAAACGACGAGACAAAAGAGCTTGTCTTTTCACACATCGACTGCGTATCATGCGGAGCCTGTGTGAGCGTATGTCCAAGTGGATCGCTGGACTTTAATTTTATACCAAGAAGGGCGTTTGGCGAGGTTTTGGAGCTGTATAAAGATAGCATAATCTTAGTCGTTGATGATAGCGTGGAGCTTGAAAGTTTGGATGTAAATTTGAAGCCAAATGTCTTGCCGCTTTTTGTAAAATCGCTAAATTTCTTAAGTCACGAACATCTAATGGAGCTAGTTTGCACGAGTGGGGCTAGCGTAGTTTTGTATGGTAAAGAATTTATGCCACCACTTAATGAGGCGCTAAATTTAGTAAATGAAATTTATGAAAAAATATACCAAACAAAATCAGTATATAAAGCAAATGATTTAAGCTCACTAAATGAAGCTTTAAATTTAGCCGGTTTTATAGAAGCAAGCAAGCAAGAAATAAACTTTTATAATCTAAAAAAACGTGAAATTTTCGCAAAATATCTCTTAAATATGATAAAAGATGAAGATTATGGCAAGACTGGTTGTGGGGAGCTTGTAAGATATGGAAAAGTCGAGATAAATACTGATAGTTGCACGCTTTGTCTATCATGCGTGGGAGCTTGTAACGTGGGGGCATTATACGCTGATAAAAGTGATAATTCTATTAAATTTAACGCCTCACTTTGCACTACTTGTGGATACTGTGAAACGAGCTGTGCTGAGAGTGAAACTATCAAGGTCATAAGAGATGGCATGGAGCTTAAAAAGAGCTATTTTGAGTATCAAACATTAGCTCAAGATGAGCTTTTTAAATGCGTGGAATGCGGCAAAGAGTTTGCTACTGTAAAATCTGTAAAAAAGATCGCCACACTGCTAGAAGCGAGCTTTGCAAGCGACCCAGACAAGCTCAAAACGCTTTATTGTTGTGGTGAGTGCAAGGCCAAATTGATGCTGAAAAAACAAATTGAAAATGGAGATTTTGATGAGTGA
- the selA gene encoding L-seryl-tRNA(Sec) selenium transferase, translating to MQVKLPKIDKIPKLEIFKNCFVPALLQISKDVINEARETKKQISQDEIIKLIKAEYNKFDALKTKPLINATGVVIHTNLGRSPLKAEIFEKILPQICSYSNLEYSTNGGKRGDRYAYTSELLKLLSGCEDALVVNNNAAAVFLVLNTFAKGKEVIVSRGELVEIGGSFRVPEVMNESGGILKEIGTTNKTHPKDYENAINENSKMILKVHKSNYDIVGFSSEVGIDFISNLAHEKELLSYYDLGSGYASELPFSLGKDEPNIKKILQSGVDLVSFSGDKLFGSVQCGIILGKKELIAKLKSNQLLRMLRVDKITLGVLNETLKAYLNKEFNKIAIMEQIYKSTDELENMAKTVKNSINLPCEIVHSTTILGGGTMPNKHYPTTTLSFSGNANQNEAKFRQAGIIGRIENGEFMLDFRSILSSDLPNLISILKAMHD from the coding sequence ATGCAAGTAAAATTACCAAAAATAGACAAAATACCAAAACTTGAGATTTTTAAAAATTGTTTTGTTCCAGCTCTTTTGCAAATCTCAAAAGACGTCATAAACGAAGCTAGAGAGACCAAAAAGCAAATCTCGCAAGATGAAATCATCAAACTAATCAAAGCAGAGTATAATAAATTTGACGCTCTTAAAACAAAACCGCTTATAAATGCAACCGGGGTTGTCATTCACACAAATTTAGGTAGAAGTCCGCTAAAAGCTGAAATTTTTGAGAAAATTTTACCTCAAATTTGCTCATACTCAAATCTCGAATACAGCACAAATGGCGGCAAAAGAGGCGACAGATACGCCTACACAAGCGAGCTTCTAAAGCTTCTTAGTGGATGTGAGGACGCTCTTGTAGTAAATAACAATGCGGCGGCTGTGTTTTTGGTGCTAAACACATTTGCTAAAGGCAAAGAAGTCATCGTCAGTCGTGGAGAGCTAGTAGAGATTGGCGGAAGCTTCCGCGTGCCTGAGGTGATGAATGAAAGTGGTGGCATCTTAAAAGAGATAGGCACAACAAACAAAACCCACCCAAAAGACTATGAAAACGCTATCAATGAAAACTCAAAAATGATTCTTAAGGTGCATAAATCAAACTACGATATAGTCGGATTTAGCAGTGAAGTTGGGATTGATTTTATCTCAAATTTAGCCCACGAAAAAGAGCTTTTAAGCTACTATGACCTTGGCAGTGGATATGCTAGCGAGCTGCCTTTTAGCCTTGGCAAAGATGAGCCAAATATCAAAAAAATCCTCCAAAGTGGCGTTGATTTAGTGAGTTTTAGTGGGGATAAGCTTTTTGGTAGCGTTCAGTGTGGGATAATTTTAGGCAAAAAGGAGTTGATCGCTAAGCTCAAATCAAATCAGCTTTTGCGTATGCTACGAGTGGATAAAATCACGCTTGGTGTGCTAAATGAAACGCTAAAAGCGTATTTGAATAAAGAATTTAACAAAATTGCGATAATGGAGCAAATTTACAAAAGCACTGATGAGCTTGAAAATATGGCAAAAACGGTGAAAAATAGCATAAATTTACCTTGCGAGATTGTGCATTCCACAACGATTTTAGGCGGTGGAACTATGCCAAATAAGCACTATCCCACAACCACACTTAGCTTTAGTGGAAATGCGAACCAAAATGAGGCTAAATTTAGACAAGCTGGCATTATTGGCAGGATAGAAAATGGCGAATTTATGCTTGATTTTCGCTCTATTTTGAGCTCAGATTTACCAAATTTAATATCAATATTAAAGGCGATGCATGACTAA